From the genome of Vicinamibacterales bacterium:
CCGGCGCCGGCGTCGACACCCGGACACGCCTTGCGAGCCTGGAGGCCACGCTCGCCGCCAACACGCCGCCGCTTGCGGCCTTCGTCGCCTCGCCTCCGGAATTCTCGGCGGCGCCTCTCGGCCCTGGCGCCCAGTACGCCTACCTGCCGACGGACGGCGGCTATCCGGCGCGCTGGCACGAAGTGGACAGCGGCACGACCGTCCCCGTGGACTACCCCTCCTCCCTTCCCGCGGGATGGCCCGGCTCCCCGTCGGACGCGACGGCAGCCGTGAACCTCTGGCGCAACTCGGGAATGGATCTCGACCTCGCCGGCGCTGCGAATCTGCCGCTCGGCCAGTGCCCGGCCACCTTCACGGGCATCGGGCGCATCGCCGTGGCCTACACGAACAGCTGCGGCGCGGCGATCCCCGACTGGGTCATTGGCGGCGGCTACTACACGACAGGCGATCTGCGGACGGTCGGCGGCACGACGTTCCAGAAGTTCCTGCAGGGATTCGTGCTGCTGGGCGACAGCGCGCCGCCGAGTGCCGGGTGCTTCCGCGATGCGATCACGCATGGCCTCGGACACGCGCTGGGCCTGGGACACTCCTCGAGCGCCGGCGCCATCATGAACGCGGGACCGCCGTCGGGCTGCGCGAGCGGTCCATCGGGACTCGGCGCCGACGACCTGGCCGGCATCACGGCCATCTACCAAGGCATCCCCAGCGGCGGCAATCCGCCGAACACGCCCACGAACTTCTCGGTGTCCGCCGTGCTCTCCAGCGTGACGCTGTCGTGGACGCCTGCGAGCACCGGCGGCGCCGCCCAGCACTACCTGGTCGATGCCGGCACGGCGCCGTCGACCTACAACCTCGGGACGGCCGTCGTGAACGCCCCCCAGACCACGTTGACCGCGAACGACGTGCCGCCCGGCGTCTACTACCTGCGCGTGCGTGCCGAGAACGTGCTGGGCACAAGTGCCCCGTCCCCAGAGCGGTCCGTGACGGTCGGCGGATGCGCCTTGCCGGGAGCCCCCGCGACGTTCACCGGGTCGTCGAACGACATGGTCGTGAATCTGCAGTGGACGCCGCCGGCCGCCGGGGTGGTACAGGGCTATCGACTCGTCGCGGGCAGCGCGCCCGGCCTCGGCAACCTGGCTACCGTGGACCTGAGCGCCGCCGTGACCAGCCTCCAGGCCACGGCCCCGTACGGGACGTACTACCTCCGCGCCCATGCCACGAACGTCTGCGGCATCAGCCCGCCGTCCGCCGAAATCGTCCTCAACGTCCAGCCGTGCACCGCGCCGCCCGCTGCGCCCATCGGTTTCGCCGGTTCGGTGAACGGGTCGTTCGTCAGCCTGGCGTGGTCGCCGCCGGCCACGGACCCCTCGCCCACCTCCTACGTCCTCTCCGCCGGAACCGCGCCGGGGCTGAGCAACATCACCGTCTACGACACGGGCTCGACAGCCACCGCGCTCGGCGCACCTGCGCCGCCCGGCACCTACTACATCCGCGCCGCCTCGAAGAACGCCTGCGGCACGAGTGGCCCCTCGAACGAAGTGGTTCTGGTGGTGCCATAGGCGGAGCCCGTCCTGCTGCGGCGACCCGACCCTAGAATGGCACCAGCGATGCCGTCGCCGACCCCGCTCCGCGACCTTCCGGCCGACGCGCTCACCGGGCTCATCGAGGCGTATCCGCACAAGCCGTACCGCCACTACCGGACCTACTCCCGCAGGCAGCAGCACGCGATCCTCTCCGCCGAGATCGCCCAGGCGCTCGCCGTGCCGGGTGAGTTCAGTCTCGTGACGGCGGGCGCGGCGCCCGCGGCCGCCGTGGCGCGGCCCCTGGCGTGGGACAGCGCCTTCTTCGGCGTGCCGATGGGACGGATCGACTACGTGCTCTCGGCGCCCGAGACCGGGCGCGACGCCCGGGTGGCCGTCGTGGGCGGCATCTGCGATCGGGCGCGCGCTGCCGGAATCCGGCACCTGACCGCGCGGGTGGACGTCGCCGACCTCGACACGCTCTCGGTGCTCGAAGACCACGGGTTTCGGACGCTGGACGCCCTGGTGACCTACATCATGCGCCCGGTGAAGGACCCGCCGGCCGACGTCAGGACCGTCGGTCTCATTCGGGAATCGCGGCCGGACGATCACGGCGCCATCCTCGACATCACCCGGGAGGCCTATCGCGGCTACCGCGGCCGGTTCCACCTCGATCCGCACCTGCCCCCGGGGCGCGCCGACGAGTTCTACGTCGAGTGGGCCCGCCAGTGCGTGTCGGGCGCCATGGCCGACATCATCCTGGTCTCGGAGGATTCCAGCGGCGGACTCAACGGCTACCTGGCATACCGGCGGCGCCAGCCGGCGTCCAGCCTGGGCATGCCCATCTTCGGCGGCGGCCTCGGCGCGTGCCGCCGCGAAACGCCCGGCGCGTATGCGTCGCTGCTGCGCGACGCGACGCACTGGTCGCACGACCGGGGCGGAATGGGCGAGTACCAGACGCAGAACTACAACTTCCCCGTCATCCGCGTCTACGAGGCCGCGGGAGCGCACTACGTGCGCGCCGAGTACACCCTGCACGCCTGGCTCGGATGAACGGGACGAAAGGCTGTGTTAGACTTCGTAGGTTGTCCGGCCGTCGGGCAGCGCAGGCCTATCGTGGGCGGCTAGCTCAGCTGGGAGAGCGCCGCGTTCGCAACGCGGAGGTCGGGAGTTCGATCCTCCTGCCGTCCACCAATCCTTCAGGCCCCGTCCCCAACACCGCTCGACCAGCCCTGGTCGTCGCACCGGCGTCGGCCCGTGCCATTTTCCGGCAACCCCGTATACTAGAACCGTGATCCATCCCCGGTCGCACGCACGCCGCCTGGCGCTCGTGCTGGTGGGTGTGGCCAGCGTCGCGCTGGCCCAGCCGGCCTCTACCGCGCCGTCGGCCGCCGAGCTGGCGGCCAGGGTCCAGCAGCGGTACGACGGGATTTCGGATTTCGAAGCACAGTTCACGCAGACCTACGAAGGCGGCGTCCTGCGCTCGAAGACGACGGAGAAAGGCACGGTCGTCATCAAGCGCCCAGGGCGGATGCGCTGGGTCTACACCGCGCCGGAGCGGAAGGAATTCATCTCCAACGGCGACGACGTGTTCGCCTACTTCCCCCTGGACCGGCAGGTCATCATCAGCCCCGCGCCGACCGGGTCTGACACGACGCCCGCCCTCTTCCTGACCGGACGCGCCGACCTCGTGCGGGACTTCGACGCCTCGCTGATGGACGTGCCTGGCGCCCCGGACGGCCTCCTGGGCCTCAAACTGGTGGCCAGGCGTCCCGACCCGGACTTCGAGTGGCTGGCCATCGCGGTGGACCCGCGCACCTTCCAGATCCGCCACTTGGTGGCGCAGGACCGCCAGGGCGGGCGGTCCATCTTCGGCTTCTCCAACCTGAAGGAGAACCGCCGGCCGCCCGATACGCTGTTCGACTTCCGGATCCCCAAGGGCGTGGACGTCGTCCGGCAATGACCTTCGGCCCCACCCGATTGCGTGCCGCCTTGCCGGCCATCGCCGGCCTCGCGCTCGCCGTGTCGCTCGCGGGCTGCGCCGCGCGGGGCGCCGCGCAGAACGGACTGGCCGCCGAGCGCGCGCAGGACTACGACTTGGCGGTCGCCGAGTACACGAAGGCGGTGCGGGCCAGGCCCGACGACAGGACGCTCCGCCTCGCGCTCGATCGCGCCAAGCTTCGCGCGTCCCAGGATCATTTCTCGCGGGCTCGCCGCCACGCGGCGGTCGGCCGCAGCGAGGAGGCCCTGGTCGAGTATCAGCTGGCCGCCGAGCTGAATCCCGCCGGCGGCGAGATCCAGGACGAACTGCGCGCCCTTCGGGCCCAGATGCGGACCCAGGTCGCGGTGGACCGCGGCGGCCAGACGACGCTCGAGGCGCTCATCAAGGAGAGCCTCGCCGCCCCGCTCCCCGGCGCCGACCTTCCCCCGGGCATCACGATGCCTGAGACGCTCGTGTTCCGCGACGCCAGCGCCAGGGACATCTTCACCGCCATCGGTCAGTTCGCCAACCTGAGCGTCGTCTTCGATCCGGCGTTTCGGGACCAGACGTTGAGTCTGGACCTGCACAACCAGCCGTTGGCCGAGGCGCTGACCTCCATCGGCACGAGCACGCGCACGTTCTGGCGGGTCACGGCGCCACGGACGATTGCCGTGATTCCCGACACGGCGGCCAAGCGGCGGGAGTACGACGAGGAGATCGTCCGGACCTTCTTCCTGAGCAACGCCGACCTGAAGGAGACGGTGGACGTCCTGCGGATCGTGGTGGATGCCCGCCGGCTGGCGCCCGTGCAGGGCGCCAACGCCATCACCATCAAGGACACGCCCGAACGGGTCGCTGCGGCCGGTCGCATCATCCAGGCGATCGACAAGGCCCGTCCTGAAGTCGTCATCGACGTGGAGTTGCTGGAAGTCGACCGGACCCGCCTCCAGGACTACGGCCTGCAGATCGCCTCGCCCACCACGACGCCGACGGGCATCGACGGCCAGGCCACCGTGGATCGGGACCGCCTGACGCTGCGCGACCTGCGAAGCCTCACGTCGTCCGACGTGCTCCTGACGAACCTCCCGGGCCTGTACTACCGCCTGCTCAAGAGCGACACGAACACGCGCACACTGGCGAATCCCCAGTTGCGCACCCAGGAAGGCACGGCCGCGCAGGCCCGTTTCGGCGAGCGCGTGCCGGTCCCCGTCACGACGTTCGCGCCGATCGCGGCCGGCGGCGTGCAGACGCAGCCCATCACCTCGTTCAACTACGAGAACATCGGCGTCAACATCGACATCACGCCCCGCATGCACCACGACGACGACGTGTCGCTCGCGGTCCGCGTGGAGGTCAGCAGCATTTCCGGCAGCGGCTTCGGCGGCCTGCCGACGTTCGGCAATCGCTCGATCTCGACCGTCATCCGGCTGCGGGACGGCGAGACGAACATGCTGGCCGGCCTCATCCGCGACGAGGAGCGGAAGGTGGCCTCCGGCATCCCCGGCCTGAGCGACATCCCGCTGGTCGGCAAGCTCTTCGCGTTCAACAGGACCGAGACGCAGGCGACCGACATCATCCTCACCCTGACGCCGCACATCGTCCGCGTGCTGGACCTGAACGAGGCGGACGTCCGGGCGTTCAAGGTCGGCCGCGACACAGGCGCCGCCGTGATCGATGTTCCGGGCCCGCCGGCGGCCCGACCGCCCGCCGACGACGCCGCCGCCGGGAACCCGTCCGCTGCGCCCGTCCTCCGGCCGATGCCGACGATGCCGCAGACGGCCACGCCGGTGAAGCCTCCGCCCCCGGGCGTGAAGCCTCCGCCCCCGCCGGGCGGCGGACGCTGAGCGCGCGACTCAGACCCGGGCGACCTTCGCGCCCAACGACTGCAAGCGCTCCACGAGGCGGCTGTAGCCGCGCTCCACGGTCTCCAGCGGCTCGACGCGGCTCTCCCCGTTGGCGGCCAGGGCCGCCGCGATGAGGGCCATGCCGGAGCGGATGTCGCGGCTGTCGAGGACCTTGCCGCGCAGCTTCGCCGGCCCGGTCACGATGATCCGGTGCGGATCGCAGAGGAACAGGTCCGCGCCCATGCCGCTCATCTGCTCGAGCGCGAAGAGCCGGAGTTCGTACATCCAGTCGTGTACCAGGGTCGCGCCATCCGCCTGCGTCGCCAGCACGGTCGCCAGGCTGACGAGATCGCTGGGGAACGACGGCCAGAGGCCCGTGGTGATCCGGCCCGCGCCCGAGAGGGCAGACGGCGTCACGTGCAGGGTGTCGCCCTGCGACCGGGCCGCGACACCGAGCTTCCTGAGCGTGGCCGTCACCACTTCCATGTCGACGGCCCGGGCCCCACGGATCTCGATGTCCCCGCCCGTGATGGCGCCGACCACGGCCCAGCTCCCCGCCTCGATGTAGTCCCCCCAGAGCGCTTTCGATGCCCCGTGCAGGCGGCCGCTGCCCTCGACGCGTATGGTGTGCGAGCCCGCACCCGACACGCCCACGCCCATCAGCGACAGGAACTCGCAGAGCTCGACGACGTGCGGCTCGCAGGCCGCGTGGCGGATCTCGCTGATGCCCGGCGCGGCCGCCGCCGCGAGCAGCGCGGTCTCGGTGCCGGTGACGGAGGCTTCGTCCAGGTAGATCGACGTCGGAGCCAGGCCGCGCGGGGCCTCGAGCCGGTGCCCCGGCCCCTCGACGACCTCCGCGCCCATCGCCGCCAGGGCCTCGAGGTGCGTGCGGATGGTGCGCCGGGCCGGGAAGTCGCCGCCGGGCGGCGCGATGTAGGCGCGGCCCGTCCGCGCCAGCAGGGGGCCCAGCAGCAACACCGACCCGCGGAGCCGGCCGACCAGCGCCCGGTCGGGTTCATGGGACGTGACCTGCCGGCAGGCGATCTCCAGCGTCGAGCTGCCGATGCCCGCGACCTCGGCGCCGAGGTCGAGCAGCAGCCGCGCCATCACGTCGACGTCGGCAATCCGCGGGACGTTCGTGAGCACGCACGGATCTGGCGTGAGCAGCGTCGCCGCCATGAGCGGCAGCGCCGCGTTCTTGTTGCCTTCCACGTCGACCACGCCGGACAGGCGATGGCCGCCTTCGATGATGAGCGTCGACATGACGATCCTAGTGCTCCCATTCTCCCAGGCGGACGATCTCGTCGCGCAGCTCGACGCCGAAGGTCGTCCTGACGGCCTCCCGGCACATCTCGATCAGCGCTGCGACGTCGTGCGCCGTGGCGGTCCCGTCGTTCACGATGAAGTTGGCGTGCGTCTGGGACACGCGGGCTCCCCCGATGGCTCGCCCCTTGAGCCCGGCCCGGTCCACGAGCGCACCGGCGGACGGGGGGATGTCGGCCGGGACCCGGTCCCGGCCCGGCAGCGGATTCTGGAAGATGCAGCCGGCGCTGGGCGCCGCCAGCGGCTGCGTCCGTTTCCTGAAGGCCAATGAGCGCCGCGCCTCCGCGCGCAGGACCTCCGGCTCATGGCCCGGCGTCACGCGGAACGCCGCCCAGAGCGCGACTTCCCCGCTTCGCTGCAGGCGGCTCGTGTCGTAGGCGAACTCGAGCCGATCCGCGGGCACCTGGCGGACCACCCCGTCCCTGGTCACGACCCGCACGCTCTCGACGACGTCGCCGATGTTCGCCTGCCGCCAGTGGGCGTTGCCGAAAATGGCCCCGCCGACCGTGCCGGGCGTGCCCGCCCACGCCTCGAGTCCCCCGAGCCCACGGACGATCGTCCACCGCACCAGTCCGTTCACGGTCACCGCCGCATCGGCGCGCACCAGCCGGTCGCCGATCGCCTGCACGGTGCCGCCCCGCGGACGGACGACGACGCCCCGGACGCCGGCGTCCGCCACCAGGACGTTCGAGCCGCCTCCGAGCATCGTGAGCGGCACCCGGTGCTCGTGCGCGAGCTGGACGATGCGCACGAGGCTGTCCGAGTCGGCGGGCTCGACGAGCCAGTCGGCCGGCCCGCCCACCTTGAAGGTCGTGAGGGAGGCCAACGGCGCATCTGGCGTCACGGGCAGCGACGGAAGGGCGGCGCGCAGGACATCGCCGAACGTCATGGCGCATCCTCGGAGGGGCTGGCCGCCCGCAGCCACTCGCGCTCCCGGGCGATGAGCGCGGCGAGCGCCTCGGACCGCGACGTCGCGACGAAGCGCACCTGGTCCCCGGGCGCCAACTGCCCGGCCATCGGCAGGTCGGCCGTCACCACCGTGGCGATCTTCGGGTAGCCGCCAGCGGTCTGGCGATCAGCCATCAGCAGGATCGGGGCGCCGCCGGAGGGCACCTGGATGGCGCCGAAGGCCACGGGCTCGGAGATGAGGTCCGACGGCCGCGTGGTCACGAGCGGTGGGCCCTCGAGCCGGTACCCCATGCGGTCGGACTGGGGCGACACCACGAACACGCCGTCGAAGAACGCCTCGCGCGATGCCGTCGAGAACCAACCGTCCTGGGGCCCCAGCAGCACGCGGAGCGGCTGCGGTCCTCGGGCGGACCGTCCGGGCGGCCGGCGTCTGACGGCCGGCGCCGGTCCATGCGCCGCGCCGACGGGCAGCACGTCGCCCGCCACCAGCGCGCGCCCGTCGATCCCACCCATCCGGCTGACGAGATGTGTCGACCGGCTGCCCAGCACCGGCGGCACGTCGATGCCGCCAGCGACCGCAAGATAGGCGCGGGCACCGGAGCGGCGCGTGCCGAATGTCACGACCGCTCCGTCGGGCACATCGAACGCGGAATCCAAGGCGGCCATGGTGGACCCCACCCGCACCTCGAAGTCCGCGCCGGCGAGCGCGACGCGCTGTGGGCCGCGCATCTTCAGCGCCGGTCCCATCAGCGTCACCTCGAGCCCGGCCGCCTCCGGGGCATTGCCGACGAGGGCGTTGGCCAGGCGCAGCGACATCGTGTCCATGGCGCCGGACACCGGCACGCCCAGCGCCTGATAGCCCCATCGGCCCAGGTCCTGCACGGTCGTCAGCAGGCCGGCACGGACGACTTCGAGCGCGCCCGCCATCACGCCCTGGCGGCCGGGTCAGCGGCTGGCCACTCGTCGTGGGGGATCGGCACGAACCGCACGACGTCCCCGGGTTCGAGCAGTGCCGGACGGGTACGTGCCGCGTCGAACATCGCCACCGGCGTCCGCCCGATGAGGCGCCAGCCGCCCGGACTCTCGCAGGGATAGACGCCGGTCTGGCGGCCCGCGATGCCGACGCTGCCGGCGGGCACGGCGGCGCGGGGGGAGGCCCGGCGAGGCATGGCGATCGACGCCTCCACCCCGCCGAGATACGCAAACCCCGGCAGGAAGCCGAGCATGTACACCCGGTACTGCCCCTGCGCGTGTCGGGCGATCACGTCCGCCTCCGCGCAGCAGGCAAAGGCCGCGACCTCCGCCAGGTCCGGTCCAAAGCGCCCCCCGTAGCAGACCGGTATCTCCACGACCCGACCGTCCGCGGCGTCCCCCTCGCGGTCCCACGCGCGCCCGACCACGGCCTCCAACGCCGTCAGGTCGGCACGCAGCGGATCGACGTGGACTCCCACCGAGGCATAGGCCGGCACGACGTCGCGGACGCCGCGGATGCCCGCGGCGCCGATCGCGTGCGCGAGCGCCACGGCCCGGCGGTTCACGCCCGGATCGATCGTCGCCTCGAGCTCGACGAGCACGAGTCCGTCACCCGCGTGGCGCAGGCGCGGCCGGACCCGGGACGTGCCCCTCACGGCAGGGCCTCGAGCAGCTTGCCGTGGATGCCGCCGAACCCGCCGTTCGACATCACCAGGACGTCGTCGCCGGGCCTGGACTCCGCCGAGACCGCCGCGACGATCGCGTCGACCGTCGGCAGCGTGCGCGCCGCGACGCCGGCCGCCGCCAGGGCCGCGACGAGGTCCGGGATCGACAGGCGCTCGGCTTCGGGCAGCGAGTCACGGAACACCGGCGCGAGGACGACCTGGTCGGCGCCCGAGAACGCCCGGGCGAAGTCGTCCTGGAAGACACGCCGGCACGACGAGGCGGACCGTGGTTCGAACACCGCCCAGAGACGGCGCCCCGGCCGCGCCGCACGCAGCGCCGCGATCGTCTCGGCGACCGCCGTCGGATGATGGGCGAAGTCATCGTAGACGGTCACGCCGCCGCGCTCTCCCACCACGTCCAACCGGCGCTTCACGCCGCGAAACTCCCGAAGCGCGCCGGCAGCGGCCTCGAGTCCGATCCCCAGATCGTGGGCGACCGCGATGGCGGCGAGCGCATTCCTGACGTTGTGGGCGCCCGCCAGCGGCACGTCGACGAGGCCCTCCACGCCGTCGGGCCCACGGACGAGGAAGCGCGTGCCCGCCGGCCGGTGCTCCACGTGGTGGGCCTGCCAGGTCGCGCCGTCGGACAACCCGAAGGTCTGCAGCCGGGACAACGCGTGCGGCGCCAGCGCCGCCGCGGCGGGGCTGTCCGCGCCGAGCAGGACGAGGCCGCGGCGGGGCACCAGGCGGACCAACCGCTCGAACGCCTGCCGCACGGCCGCGAAGTCCGCGTAGATGTCCGCGTGGTCGAACTCGACGTTGTTCACGACCGCGATCTGCGGCAGGTACTTCAGGAACTTCGCGGTCTTGTCGAAGTAGGCGCTGTCGTACTCGTCGCCCTCGATGACGAACGCCCGGCCCTTCCCCAGCCGGTAGCTGCCCCCCTGTGCCCCGAAGTTGCGCGCCACCCCGCCGATGAGGACGCTGGGATCGGCGCCGGCGGCCGTCAGCACCCAGCCCGTGAGCGCGGTGGTCGTCGTCTTCCCGTGCGTGCCGGCCACGACGACGGCGTCCCGGTCCCACAGGAAGGTCTCGCGGATCATCTCCGGCAGCGAGACATACCGAAGCGACCGATCGAGGACGGCCTCGAGCTCGGGGTTCCCGCGCGAGATGGCGTTGCCGACGACGACCACGTCGAGGTCATCGGTCACGTGATCCGGGTCGTAGCCGTCCAGCAGCGTGATGCCTTCCGCGCGCAGCACGTCGCTCATGGGCGGATAGACATGGGCATCGGAACCGCGCACGTCGTCGCCCCGGCGCTTGAGCATGGCGGCGAGCGTGCCCATCGCCGTGCCGCAGATGCCGATGAAGTGGACCCGGCGCGGCATCAGGCGACGGCCGCCTCTTCGATCGACAGCGCGGCGACGGTCGGCCCGGCGCTGAGCCGCGCCTGGACGCCGAACGGCAGCGTCCATGCCGGTGCATCGGTGTGGCCCGAAGGGAACCCGAACACCACCGGGCCCGGGAACCGCGCGAAGAGATCGCCCAGGACGCCCCGGGCCGTAGGCCCGCCGCCCACCTCGTCGCACTTCGGAAACATGCCGAACACGATGCCGGTGACCCGGGCGAACATGCCGGCCTGATGCAGCTGCGTGACGAGGCGATCGAGCCGATACGGCCGCTCGCCGACGTCCTCGAGGAACAGGATGGTGGGCTCGCGTGGCACCAGCGCATAGGGCGTCCCCGCGAGGGCCGCGAGCTGGGTCAGGGTGCCCCCGACGAGCGTCCCCGACGCCTCGCCCTGGCGCAGGGTGTCGAGGCCGGGTGGCGCAAGCGTGCCCATGGGCACGGGCTGCGTCACGGCGGCCAGGAACGACGCCCGATCGAAGCCGGCGTGCCCGCGGGCGAGCCGCCCCTCCACCATCGGGCCATGGAAGGCCACGCCACCGTGGACCACGTGCCAGGCCAGCAGCGCGGTGAGATCGGAGTAGCCGAC
Proteins encoded in this window:
- the murB gene encoding UDP-N-acetylmuramate dehydrogenase, with the translated sequence MTFGDVLRAALPSLPVTPDAPLASLTTFKVGGPADWLVEPADSDSLVRIVQLAHEHRVPLTMLGGGSNVLVADAGVRGVVVRPRGGTVQAIGDRLVRADAAVTVNGLVRWTIVRGLGGLEAWAGTPGTVGGAIFGNAHWRQANIGDVVESVRVVTRDGVVRQVPADRLEFAYDTSRLQRSGEVALWAAFRVTPGHEPEVLRAEARRSLAFRKRTQPLAAPSAGCIFQNPLPGRDRVPADIPPSAGALVDRAGLKGRAIGGARVSQTHANFIVNDGTATAHDVAALIEMCREAVRTTFGVELRDEIVRLGEWEH
- the mpl gene encoding UDP-N-acetylmuramate:L-alanyl-gamma-D-glutamyl-meso-diaminopimelate ligase encodes the protein MPRRVHFIGICGTAMGTLAAMLKRRGDDVRGSDAHVYPPMSDVLRAEGITLLDGYDPDHVTDDLDVVVVGNAISRGNPELEAVLDRSLRYVSLPEMIRETFLWDRDAVVVAGTHGKTTTTALTGWVLTAAGADPSVLIGGVARNFGAQGGSYRLGKGRAFVIEGDEYDSAYFDKTAKFLKYLPQIAVVNNVEFDHADIYADFAAVRQAFERLVRLVPRRGLVLLGADSPAAAALAPHALSRLQTFGLSDGATWQAHHVEHRPAGTRFLVRGPDGVEGLVDVPLAGAHNVRNALAAIAVAHDLGIGLEAAAGALREFRGVKRRLDVVGERGGVTVYDDFAHHPTAVAETIAALRAARPGRRLWAVFEPRSASSCRRVFQDDFARAFSGADQVVLAPVFRDSLPEAERLSIPDLVAALAAAGVAARTLPTVDAIVAAVSAESRPGDDVLVMSNGGFGGIHGKLLEALP
- a CDS encoding biotin-dependent carboxyltransferase family protein, whose product is MAGALEVVRAGLLTTVQDLGRWGYQALGVPVSGAMDTMSLRLANALVGNAPEAAGLEVTLMGPALKMRGPQRVALAGADFEVRVGSTMAALDSAFDVPDGAVVTFGTRRSGARAYLAVAGGIDVPPVLGSRSTHLVSRMGGIDGRALVAGDVLPVGAAHGPAPAVRRRPPGRSARGPQPLRVLLGPQDGWFSTASREAFFDGVFVVSPQSDRMGYRLEGPPLVTTRPSDLISEPVAFGAIQVPSGGAPILLMADRQTAGGYPKIATVVTADLPMAGQLAPGDQVRFVATSRSEALAALIAREREWLRAASPSEDAP
- a CDS encoding matrixin family metalloprotease — protein: MTDIRISRPVAQARSLAAVAFVAALAHGTAAAQPATATPGLIVRGRVSGAASRWDQGALYTYVTVEITRVVVGTGVPDRVVLKQLGGEVGGIGMWVAGQAAFRPDEDVLLDLEADRTGTLHTRGLARGKWRVERDPGTGVDLAVQAPGAGVDTRTRLASLEATLAANTPPLAAFVASPPEFSAAPLGPGAQYAYLPTDGGYPARWHEVDSGTTVPVDYPSSLPAGWPGSPSDATAAVNLWRNSGMDLDLAGAANLPLGQCPATFTGIGRIAVAYTNSCGAAIPDWVIGGGYYTTGDLRTVGGTTFQKFLQGFVLLGDSAPPSAGCFRDAITHGLGHALGLGHSSSAGAIMNAGPPSGCASGPSGLGADDLAGITAIYQGIPSGGNPPNTPTNFSVSAVLSSVTLSWTPASTGGAAQHYLVDAGTAPSTYNLGTAVVNAPQTTLTANDVPPGVYYLRVRAENVLGTSAPSPERSVTVGGCALPGAPATFTGSSNDMVVNLQWTPPAAGVVQGYRLVAGSAPGLGNLATVDLSAAVTSLQATAPYGTYYLRAHATNVCGISPPSAEIVLNVQPCTAPPAAPIGFAGSVNGSFVSLAWSPPATDPSPTSYVLSAGTAPGLSNITVYDTGSTATALGAPAPPGTYYIRAASKNACGTSGPSNEVVLVVP
- a CDS encoding LD-carboxypeptidase translates to MIGADVTTMAGRRRPRRLQPGDRVAIVAPASPVQPDLLQKGAEEIQGLGFCPVYDDRVLARHGYVAGAPALRAACLADAWRDPSIRGVVAVRGGYGSQQVLPHLDPAWIAADPKVFVGYSDLTALLAWHVVHGGVAFHGPMVEGRLARGHAGFDRASFLAAVTQPVPMGTLAPPGLDTLRQGEASGTLVGGTLTQLAALAGTPYALVPREPTILFLEDVGERPYRLDRLVTQLHQAGMFARVTGIVFGMFPKCDEVGGGPTARGVLGDLFARFPGPVVFGFPSGHTDAPAWTLPFGVQARLSAGPTVAALSIEEAAVA
- a CDS encoding outer membrane lipoprotein carrier protein LolA codes for the protein MIHPRSHARRLALVLVGVASVALAQPASTAPSAAELAARVQQRYDGISDFEAQFTQTYEGGVLRSKTTEKGTVVIKRPGRMRWVYTAPERKEFISNGDDVFAYFPLDRQVIISPAPTGSDTTPALFLTGRADLVRDFDASLMDVPGAPDGLLGLKLVARRPDPDFEWLAIAVDPRTFQIRHLVAQDRQGGRSIFGFSNLKENRRPPDTLFDFRIPKGVDVVRQ
- the pxpB gene encoding 5-oxoprolinase subunit PxpB, whose amino-acid sequence is MRGTSRVRPRLRHAGDGLVLVELEATIDPGVNRRAVALAHAIGAAGIRGVRDVVPAYASVGVHVDPLRADLTALEAVVGRAWDREGDAADGRVVEIPVCYGGRFGPDLAEVAAFACCAEADVIARHAQGQYRVYMLGFLPGFAYLGGVEASIAMPRRASPRAAVPAGSVGIAGRQTGVYPCESPGGWRLIGRTPVAMFDAARTRPALLEPGDVVRFVPIPHDEWPAADPAARA
- the murA gene encoding UDP-N-acetylglucosamine 1-carboxyvinyltransferase; the encoded protein is MSTLIIEGGHRLSGVVDVEGNKNAALPLMAATLLTPDPCVLTNVPRIADVDVMARLLLDLGAEVAGIGSSTLEIACRQVTSHEPDRALVGRLRGSVLLLGPLLARTGRAYIAPPGGDFPARRTIRTHLEALAAMGAEVVEGPGHRLEAPRGLAPTSIYLDEASVTGTETALLAAAAAPGISEIRHAACEPHVVELCEFLSLMGVGVSGAGSHTIRVEGSGRLHGASKALWGDYIEAGSWAVVGAITGGDIEIRGARAVDMEVVTATLRKLGVAARSQGDTLHVTPSALSGAGRITTGLWPSFPSDLVSLATVLATQADGATLVHDWMYELRLFALEQMSGMGADLFLCDPHRIIVTGPAKLRGKVLDSRDIRSGMALIAAALAANGESRVEPLETVERGYSRLVERLQSLGAKVARV